In Rutidosis leptorrhynchoides isolate AG116_Rl617_1_P2 chromosome 2, CSIRO_AGI_Rlap_v1, whole genome shotgun sequence, one genomic interval encodes:
- the LOC139892707 gene encoding uncharacterized protein, with protein MYGGSGKLGRGRGSGPPVKRNIHSTFQPSSVQRPSATPPGGRLSAGSGHRSRSNTLAAPATVPKTDESFSLVRNTPLNFGMIIRLSPVLVEEIKRIEALGGTARIKFDSCANNPAGNVIDVGGKEFRFTWSQETGDLCDIYEERRSGDNGEGLLVEFGGAWRRINVQRELDDSVKNHVKMRTVEAERKHKSRKAIILDHGNPSMKNQMKALAAAEANNTWKGSYNKKKEPPFKKMKAEPSSAIIPPKSGGKAGFSSSTPSKIMASVSPLLSTPEQSGAPSSPLRNSNIAKLQSNRKDATLTQYASTSDKEMFNSVPADLVQTRLESNERFRNKPTDLQSLLISLLKEKPHGMHFKALEKAVGDTIPKSVKQIQPILEKIAVFQAPGKYILKPDAELESSKKTSFESGSFLDNNNHHREAAAFESSFSLKNDIAKEFEEPGRLISEPYEELNTSEKIDIDYLSPDVLNDKKVPHNSEGPAISSSRSGSGSDSDSDSSDSGSESRSRESSSDSESDASANSKQGSDEEVDIMSDDDIHPGQKLLPSDPQVGYARNMVDENDGHRSVMVETEKDLFDNPQAEMNVTTNLYPDNYADDTTDLYNHHVDHQESEFHVTNTVSRNNFKRGSDVKQFNENEHAKRLKSGNQPQPIISKERNFYSDSPISDWPNEDPYKGINNQMIGRTVGDVSDYEYDKVDNTEFIGKSTSDSGRSGLGPRSFDLNAHAQVSASMDYERGPQENDVYFMQKDKANKQIRDKDGHSKDKRPPKNSGVKLSGSQQKKHDSSSGKSKDSGFLSTSQIKDSLFELKNSPVINGRGPTLQREVSDLEMGELREILPEEGKKRFEKNNSFKQSDNNKSSSDYWNLDESKGKVTGRTSVDSVKASPFQLGIGMSGTHQIVPNKAVPEDHADDYTRVNGKPISRIDHAKAESQHSKGFGSVGYIDSQRKGPVLVPHKHEKQVVSITTKDKKKHMPKDLGAKKKPVNKKREMESCSDESISSYAKYEKEEPEMKGPIRDISQYKEYVQEYREKYNSYETLNKLLESYRNKFQTFASDLELAKGRDNDRYNKIVDQLMESYRQCGMKHKRLKKIFIVLHHEVKHLKEMIKDFANKQMKG; from the exons ATGTACGGCGGTTCCGGTAAACTCGGCCGTGGTCGCGGCAGCGGTCCTCCAGTCAAACGGAATATCCACTCTACCTTCCAACCTTCTTCTGTTCAACGTCCATCCGCTACACCTCCCGGTGGTCGTTTATCCGCCGGTAGCGGTCACCGTAGCCGGAGCAATACACTCGCCGCTCCTGCTACAGTTCCAAAGACAGATGAATCGTTTAGTTTAGTTCGTAATACTCCGTTAAATTTTGGAATGATTATTAGGCTTTCACCTGTACTTGTTGAAGAAATTAAGCGGATCGAAGCGCTAGGGGGTACGGCGAGGATTAAATTTGATTCTTGTGCTAATAATCCTGCCGGAAAT GTTATTGATGTTGGAGGTAAGGAGTTCAGATTTACATGGTCGCAAGAAACTGGGGACTTGTGTGATATATATGAAGAACGAAGGAGTGGTGATAATGGCGAAGGATTGCTTGTTGAATTTGGAGGTGCTTGGCGAAGGATAAATGTGCAACGTGAGTTAGACGATTCAGTCAAAAACCATGTAAAAATGCGTACAGTTGAAGCAGAACGCAAGCACAAGTCACGGAA AGCCATTATTTTAGACCATGGAAATCCATCTATGAAGAATCAAATGAAGGCCTTAGCTGCCGCTGAAG CAAATAATACGTGGAAAGGGTCATACAATAAGAAGAAAGAGCCTCCTTTTAAAAAGATGAAAGCTGAACCTTCATCAG CAATAATCCCTCCTAAATCTGGTGGAAAAGCTGGATTCTCTTCGTCAACTCCTTCCAAAATCATGGCTTCGGTTTCACCCCTACTATCTACACCTGAACAGTCCGGTGCTCCATCGTCCCCTCTTAGAAATAGCAACATTGCCAAACTGCAGTCAAACAGAAAAGATGCTACTTTGACTCAATATGCTAGCACCTCTGACAAAGAAATGTTCAACAGTGTTCCTGCTGATCTTGTACAGACTAGACTAGAGAGCAATGAAAGATTTCGGAACAAACCGACTGACTTGCAGAGTTTGCTAATTTCTCTTCTTAAGGAGAAGCCACATGGAATGCACTTTAAG GCTCTGGAGAAAGCTGTCGGAGACACCATTCCCAAATCAGTTAAGCAAATCCAGCCCATCTTGGAAAAG ATTGCCGTTTTCCAAGCTCCGGGAAAATATATTCTGAAACCCGATGCCGAATTAGAAAGTTCTAAGAAAACTTCATTTGAAAGTGGAAG CTTTCTGGATAACAATAATCACCACAGAGAAGCAGCAGCTTTCGAATCTAGCTTTTCCTTGAAAAACGATATTGCAAAGGAATTTGAAGAACCGGGTCGCTTAATTTCTGAACCTTATGAAGAGTTAAATACTTCAGAAAAGATTGACATTGATTATCTTTCCCCAGATGTATTAAACGACAAAAAAGTTCCTCACAATAGTGAAGGCCCCGCAATAAGCTCGAGCAGGAGCGGAAGTGGTAGTGATAGCGATAGTGACAGCAGTGACAGTGGAAGTGAAAGCAGAAGTCGCGAAAGCAGCAGCGATAGTGAAAGTGATGCATCTGCGAACAGCAAACAGGGGTCTGATGAAGAGGTAGATATTATGAGTGACGATGATATACACCCCGGACAGAAATTACTACCGTCTGATCCTCAAGTAGGTTATGCACGTAATATGGTTGATGAAAACGATGGTCACCGGTCTGTTATGGTTGAGACCGAGAAAGATCTGTTTGATAACCCACAAGCTGAAATGAATGTAACTACTAATTTATATCCAGATAATTATGCAGATGACACCACAGATCTATATAATCATCATGTTGACCATCAAGAGAGTGAATTTCATGTTACGAATACTGTATCGAGAAATAACTTTAAAAGGGGATCTGATGTGAAGCAATTTAATGAGAATGAGCACGCGAAGAGATTAAAATCTGGGAACCAGCCTCAACCAATAATCTCTAAAGAGAGAAACTTTTATTCAGATAGTCCTATAAGTGACTGGCCTAACGAAGACCCATACAAAGGCATCAATAATCAAATGATAGGCAGGACTGTTGGTGATGTGTCTGATTATGAATACGATAAAGTTGACAACACTGAATTTATTGGAAAGTCTACTTCAGACTCCGGAAGATCAGGCCTAGGCCCAAGATCGTTTGATCTTAATGCACATGCACAAGTTTCTGCTAGTATGGATTATGAAAGGGGCCCACAAGAGAACGATGTATATTTTATGCAAAAAGATAAAGCTAACAAACAAATAAGAGATAAAGACGGTCATTCCAAGGATAAAAGACCTCCAAAGAATTCTGGAGTTAAACTTTCAGGTTCTCAACAAAAGAAACACGATAGTTCAAGCGGGAAGAGTAAGGATTCTGGATTTTTGTCAACGTCACAGATTAAGGATTCCCTTTTTGAGTTAAAAAATTCGCCTGTCATAAATGGTCGTGGACCCACACTCCAAAGAGAAGTCTCGGACTTAGAAATGGGTGAACTACGTGAGATTTTGCCTGAAGAAGGTAAAAAGCGTTTCGAGAAAAATAATTCTTTCAAGCAGTCAGATAATAATAAATCAAGTTCAGATTACTGGAATTTGGATGAAAGTAAAGGAAAGGTTACTGGAAGAACAAGTGTAGATTCTGTAAAGGCGTCTCCATTTCAATTGGGTATTGGCATGTCCGGCACTCACCAGATCGTACCTAATAAGGCTGTTCCTGAAGATCATGCTGATGATTATACAAGAGTTAATGGCAAGCCTATCTCAAGAATAGATCATGCGAAAGCTGAGTCACAGCATAGTAAGGGATTTGGTTCAGTAGGTTACATAGACAGTCAAAGAAAAGGGCCCGTGCTTGTGCCACATAAGCATGAGAAACAAGTAGTTTCTATTACTACGAAAGATAAGAAAAAGCATATGCCTAAAGATTTAGGTGCAAAAAAGAAGCCGGTAAATAAGAAGAGAGAGATGGAGTCTTGTTCAGATGAGAGTATCAGTTCATATGCCAAGTACGAAAAGGAGGAGCCGGAGATGAAAGGACCGATAAGAGATATTTCACA GTACAAAGAGTATGTGCAGGAGTATCGTGAGAAGTATAATAGCTATGAAACGTTGAACAAACTTTTAGAGTCGTACAG GAACAAGTTTCAAACCTTTGCAAGCGACCTTGAACTTGCCAAAGGAAGAGACAATGATAGATATAACAAAATAGTCGATCAGTTAATGGAATCTTATCGTCAGTGTGGAATG AAACATAAACGGCTGAAGAAGATTTTTATTGTGCTGCATCACGAAGTGAAG CATTTAAAGGAGATGATTAAAGACTTTGCTAACAAGCAAATGAAAGGATGA